One part of the Syngnathus acus chromosome 17, fSynAcu1.2, whole genome shotgun sequence genome encodes these proteins:
- the c8b gene encoding complement component C8 beta chain isoform X1 — protein sequence MFSSCGLFLPCCLLTSTLSLLLSSHSAVDVTSASNEDPRVRDTRAVSDQALVQPVDCVLSEWSPWSRCDICQGKRYRYAKLSQPTQFGGEPCHFHGREEESCEVPARYTCDNILPCEGFLCSQTGRCIPRTLQCNGEDDCGDMSDEVGCAGSQKPCRFESEEYWGIENLAKGINILNSNLEGVVLDNRYYAGSCLPHYIQDVRFRKPYNLQQYTLQTKGSYDFTLDAFDSYSDYMDHTIKERMTQTIVSIGFGIPGIFEFGYNHNKAKYSKSVQKIRRASGKSYSFLRAKAELELAQYMLKSDNLMLSTEFLQRLRSLPQSYVYGEYRQIYRDYGTHYITEAALGGDYEHTIILDKEKLEKTDYSLTDYKSCTQSGLKVGANIYGVYVSVGFQGGSCDGLLNEMGEETSLGCMVEDTVAVVRGGSSESITALVSQKLPSPQLMRLWGEGVRFNPDFLRRTTRPLYELITSRDFIHDSILKRNLKRALFEYLEEASSCRCAPCRNNGVAVLRGTRCDCVCPVGYSGRGCEVTHRQKDIAIDGSWSCWGSWSSCSRRTKTRSRQCNNPAPSKEGLPCRGLQEESTECV from the exons ATGTTTTCTTCGTGTGGACTCTTTTTACCCTGTTGTCTTCTCACATCAACGCTGAGCTTGTTGCTTTCAAG TCACAGTGCAGTTGATGTCACATCAGCCAGCAATGAGGATCCGAGAGTCCGTGACACTCGAGCAGTCAGCGACCAGGCACTGGTTCAACCTGTCGACTGTGTTCTGTCAGAATGGAGTCCGTGGTCACGTTGTGACATTTGTCAGGGAAAAAGa TACCGCTATGCCAAATTGAGCCAGCCAACACAGTTTGGAGGGGAGCCTTGCCACTTTCATGGCAGGGAGGAGGAAAGCTGTGAAGTTCCAGCACGTTACACCTGTGACAACATTTTGCCGTGTGAAGGTTTCCTTTGCAGCCAAACAG GTCGCTGCATTCCAAGAACGCTGCAGTGCAACGGGGAGgatgactgtggtgacatgtcagaTGAAGTTGGATGTGCAGGGAGTCAGAAGCCCTGCAGATTTGAATCTGAGGAGTACTGGGGCATTGAGAACCTTGCCAAGGG AATCAACATTTTGAACAGCAACCTGGAGGGAGTTGTTCTGGATAACAGATACTATGCTGGTAGTTGTTTGCCTCACTATATCCAGGATGTTCGATTCAGGAAGCCTTACAACTTGCAGCAGTACACTCTGCAG ACAAAAGGGTCATACGATTTCACTCTGGATGCTTTTGACTCGTACTCCGACTACATGGATCACACCATTAAGGAGCGGATGACCCAAACGATTGTTTCCATTGGCTTTGGCATTCCAggtatttttgaatttggctACAACCACAACAAAGCCAAATACTCCAAGTCAGTCCAGAAGATTCGTCGAGCCTCCGGCAAA TCTTACAGCTTCCTCAGGGCCAAAGCTGAGCTGGAGCTGGCCCAGTACATGCTCAAGTCAGACAACTTGATGCTGAGCACAGAGTTCCTGCAGCGTCTTCGCTCCCTGCCTCAGTCTTACGTTTATGGTGAATACAGGCAGATCTACAGAGACTACGGTACGCACTACATCACAGAGGCTGCCCTCGGAGGGGATTACGAACACACCATCATCCTGGACAAAGAAAAGCTAGAGAAAACCG ATTATTCTTTGACAGACTACAAATCATGTACACAATCAGGACTTAAGGTTGGCGCCAACATATATGGCGTTTACGTGTCTGTGGGCTTTCAAGGTGGATCCTGTGATGGCCTCCTCAATGAAATGGGAG AGGAGACCTCACTTGGTTGCATGGTGGAGGACACCGTGGCGGTGGTAAGGGGCGGTAGCAGTGAATCCATCACCGCTTTGGTGTCCCAGAAGCTTCCCTCCCCACAACTGATGAGATTATGGGGCGAGGGAGTACGCTTCAATCCGGACTTCCTTCGCAGAACG ACCCGACCTCTGTATGAGCTGATCACCTCAAGAGACTTCATCCATGACAGCATCTTGAAGAGAAATCTGAAACGGGCCTTGTTTGAGTACTTGGAAGAGGCCAGCTCATGTCGATGTGCTCCCTGCCGCAATAATGGAGTGGCTGTGCTCAGAG GGACCAgatgtgactgtgtgtgtccTGTTGGCTACAGTGGTCGCGGCTGTGAggtcacacacagacaaaaag ATATTGCCATCGATGgcagctggagctgctggGGTTCGTGGTCTTCCTGCAGCAGAAGAACAAAGACGAGGAGTCGCCAGTGTAACAACCCGGCGCCCAGCAAGGAAGGCCTGCCGTGCAGAGGCTTGCAGGAGGAGTCCACTGAATGCGTTTAA
- the c8b gene encoding complement component C8 beta chain isoform X2, giving the protein MFSSCGLFLPCCLLTSTLSLLLSSAVDVTSASNEDPRVRDTRAVSDQALVQPVDCVLSEWSPWSRCDICQGKRYRYAKLSQPTQFGGEPCHFHGREEESCEVPARYTCDNILPCEGFLCSQTGRCIPRTLQCNGEDDCGDMSDEVGCAGSQKPCRFESEEYWGIENLAKGINILNSNLEGVVLDNRYYAGSCLPHYIQDVRFRKPYNLQQYTLQTKGSYDFTLDAFDSYSDYMDHTIKERMTQTIVSIGFGIPGIFEFGYNHNKAKYSKSVQKIRRASGKSYSFLRAKAELELAQYMLKSDNLMLSTEFLQRLRSLPQSYVYGEYRQIYRDYGTHYITEAALGGDYEHTIILDKEKLEKTDYSLTDYKSCTQSGLKVGANIYGVYVSVGFQGGSCDGLLNEMGEETSLGCMVEDTVAVVRGGSSESITALVSQKLPSPQLMRLWGEGVRFNPDFLRRTTRPLYELITSRDFIHDSILKRNLKRALFEYLEEASSCRCAPCRNNGVAVLRGTRCDCVCPVGYSGRGCEVTHRQKDIAIDGSWSCWGSWSSCSRRTKTRSRQCNNPAPSKEGLPCRGLQEESTECV; this is encoded by the exons ATGTTTTCTTCGTGTGGACTCTTTTTACCCTGTTGTCTTCTCACATCAACGCTGAGCTTGTTGCTTTCAAG TGCAGTTGATGTCACATCAGCCAGCAATGAGGATCCGAGAGTCCGTGACACTCGAGCAGTCAGCGACCAGGCACTGGTTCAACCTGTCGACTGTGTTCTGTCAGAATGGAGTCCGTGGTCACGTTGTGACATTTGTCAGGGAAAAAGa TACCGCTATGCCAAATTGAGCCAGCCAACACAGTTTGGAGGGGAGCCTTGCCACTTTCATGGCAGGGAGGAGGAAAGCTGTGAAGTTCCAGCACGTTACACCTGTGACAACATTTTGCCGTGTGAAGGTTTCCTTTGCAGCCAAACAG GTCGCTGCATTCCAAGAACGCTGCAGTGCAACGGGGAGgatgactgtggtgacatgtcagaTGAAGTTGGATGTGCAGGGAGTCAGAAGCCCTGCAGATTTGAATCTGAGGAGTACTGGGGCATTGAGAACCTTGCCAAGGG AATCAACATTTTGAACAGCAACCTGGAGGGAGTTGTTCTGGATAACAGATACTATGCTGGTAGTTGTTTGCCTCACTATATCCAGGATGTTCGATTCAGGAAGCCTTACAACTTGCAGCAGTACACTCTGCAG ACAAAAGGGTCATACGATTTCACTCTGGATGCTTTTGACTCGTACTCCGACTACATGGATCACACCATTAAGGAGCGGATGACCCAAACGATTGTTTCCATTGGCTTTGGCATTCCAggtatttttgaatttggctACAACCACAACAAAGCCAAATACTCCAAGTCAGTCCAGAAGATTCGTCGAGCCTCCGGCAAA TCTTACAGCTTCCTCAGGGCCAAAGCTGAGCTGGAGCTGGCCCAGTACATGCTCAAGTCAGACAACTTGATGCTGAGCACAGAGTTCCTGCAGCGTCTTCGCTCCCTGCCTCAGTCTTACGTTTATGGTGAATACAGGCAGATCTACAGAGACTACGGTACGCACTACATCACAGAGGCTGCCCTCGGAGGGGATTACGAACACACCATCATCCTGGACAAAGAAAAGCTAGAGAAAACCG ATTATTCTTTGACAGACTACAAATCATGTACACAATCAGGACTTAAGGTTGGCGCCAACATATATGGCGTTTACGTGTCTGTGGGCTTTCAAGGTGGATCCTGTGATGGCCTCCTCAATGAAATGGGAG AGGAGACCTCACTTGGTTGCATGGTGGAGGACACCGTGGCGGTGGTAAGGGGCGGTAGCAGTGAATCCATCACCGCTTTGGTGTCCCAGAAGCTTCCCTCCCCACAACTGATGAGATTATGGGGCGAGGGAGTACGCTTCAATCCGGACTTCCTTCGCAGAACG ACCCGACCTCTGTATGAGCTGATCACCTCAAGAGACTTCATCCATGACAGCATCTTGAAGAGAAATCTGAAACGGGCCTTGTTTGAGTACTTGGAAGAGGCCAGCTCATGTCGATGTGCTCCCTGCCGCAATAATGGAGTGGCTGTGCTCAGAG GGACCAgatgtgactgtgtgtgtccTGTTGGCTACAGTGGTCGCGGCTGTGAggtcacacacagacaaaaag ATATTGCCATCGATGgcagctggagctgctggGGTTCGTGGTCTTCCTGCAGCAGAAGAACAAAGACGAGGAGTCGCCAGTGTAACAACCCGGCGCCCAGCAAGGAAGGCCTGCCGTGCAGAGGCTTGCAGGAGGAGTCCACTGAATGCGTTTAA
- the dab1b gene encoding DAB adaptor protein 1b isoform X2, translating to MSAEAELQPGVKSIQRKESRRIKGQDRTEAGLIKRFRGDGVRYKAKLIGIDEVTAARGDKLCQDSMMKLKGLASTARSKGEHKQRIYLTVSFGGIKIYCERSGVLQHQHSVHEISYIAKDTRDHRAFGYVCGKEGHHRFVAIKTAQSAEPLIIDLRDLFTLIYDIKQREEMEKKAQKDKHCEQAVYQTILEDEADDPVYQYIVFEAGHEPLRGPQSEESVYQVPTSQQKEGIYDVPKRHFMTNINHFDLFGDMSTPPSMPPSPANTLDPSRSGRQQQQQPHNPSEMYAPFSPTSVPSGYMTMGPVQASQWAQQPFPGQAQTLAFPVQGPLQVAQVLPGGQPLIWSQANIFRATQQQWAAMAAYMPAQTVGVGGHAIPAAMLQGLVPITTMCPQACDLSAPSSAITSPQHTADPAMLQRQLSLGRDGGLGVDLDAGEGPSTSGLLSPPAAAALEDEGSDLDLSRMTLSPGTSTSPSTESPSTPAPQQTSECPPSQVNTIPTDSDRAEEEQLDSAVTRPTSPLPKEASDPSEDQAYPQEDS from the exons GTCAGGACCGCACCGAGGCGGGGCTTATTAAGCGTTTCCGCGGAGATGGCGTGCGCTACAAGGCCAAGCTGATTGGGATTGATGAGGTGACAGCAGCACGTGGAGACAAGCTGTGCCAGGATTCCATGATGAAGctcaag GGCTTAGCGTCCACGGCTCGTTCCAAAGGGGAGCACAAGCAGAGAATCTACTTGACTGTCTCTTTTGGAGGGATCAAGATTTACTGTGAACGATCAGGA GTACTCCAGCATCAGCATTCAGTCCATGAAATTAGTTACATTGCAAAGGACACCAGGGACCACAGGGCCTTTGGCTATGTTTGTGGAAAGGAGGGCCACCACAGGTTTGTCGCCATCAAGACCGCACAGTCA GCGGAGCCTCTTATCATTGACCTGCGTGACCTCTTTACACTCATCTATGACATTAAGCAGCGGGAGGAGATGGAGAAAAAGGCCCAGAAGGACAAACACTGTGAACAGGCCGTCTACCAG ACCATCTTGGAGGACGAAGCAGACGATCCAGTTTACCAG TACATAGTGTTTGAGGCTGGACACGAACCCCTCCGTGGCCCCCAGTCAGAGGAGAGCGTTTATCAG GTCCCAACCAGTCAGCAGAAGGAAGGGATCTATGATGTCCCCAAACGCCATTTCATGACT AATATCAACCACTTTGATCTTTTCGGCGACATGTCAACTCCTCCTTCG ATGCCTCCTTCACCTGCCAACACACTTGACCCAAGCAGGAGCGGccgccagcagcagcagcagccgcacaATCCGTCCGAGATGTACGCCCCCTTCAGCCCCACCTCTGTGCCATCCG GTTATATGACCATGGGCCCCGTGCAGGCTTCCCAGTGGGCCCAGCAGCCGTTTCCTGGCCAGGCTCAGACTCTAGCCTTCCCCGTGCAGGGGCCCCTGCAGGTGGCCCAAGTCCTGCCCGGTGGTCAGCCCCTCATCTGGAGCCAGGCCAACATTTTCCGAGCCACCCAGCAGCAATGGGCGGCCATGGCGGCGTACATGCCGGCCCAGACTGTGGGCGTGGGGGGCCATGCCATCCCAGCCGCCATGCTCCAAGGCTTGGTTCCTATTACAACCATGTGCCCCCAAGCCTGCGACCTGTCCGCTCCCTCCTCGGCCATCACCAGCCCGCAGCACACGGCCGACCCGGCTATGCTTCAGAGGCAGCTAAGCCTGGGAAGAGACGGCGGCCTGGGCGTGGACTTGGACGCAGGGGAGGGCCCGTCCACATCAGGG CTGCTGTCGCCCCCTGCTGCGGCCGCACTGGAAGATGAAGGCAGTGACCTTGATCTGTCCCGGATGACCTTGAGTCCCGGAACATCCACATCGCCATCTACCGAATCGC CATCCACTCCAGCTCCTCAACAGACATCAGAGTGCCCCCCTAGCCAAGTGAACACCATCCCTACAGACTCTGACCGTGCCGAGGAGGAACAATTG GACTCTGCTGTCACAAGGCCAACCTCTCCATTGCCCAAGGAAGCCAGTGATCCATCTGAGGATCAGGCGTATCCACAGGAAGACAGCTAG
- the dab1b gene encoding DAB adaptor protein 1b isoform X1 — MSAEAELQPGVKSIQRKESRRIKGQDRTEAGLIKRFRGDGVRYKAKLIGIDEVTAARGDKLCQDSMMKLKGLASTARSKGEHKQRIYLTVSFGGIKIYCERSGVLQHQHSVHEISYIAKDTRDHRAFGYVCGKEGHHRFVAIKTAQSAEPLIIDLRDLFTLIYDIKQREEMEKKAQKDKHCEQAVYQTILEDEADDPVYQYIVFEAGHEPLRGPQSEESVYQVPTSQQKEGIYDVPKRHFMTNINHFDLFGDMSTPPSMPPSPANTLDPSRSGRQQQQQPHNPSEMYAPFSPTSVPSGYMTMGPVQASQWAQQPFPGQAQTLAFPVQGPLQVAQVLPGGQPLIWSQANIFRATQQQWAAMAAYMPAQTVGVGGHAIPAAMLQGLVPITTMCPQACDLSAPSSAITSPQHTADPAMLQRQLSLGRDGGLGVDLDAGEGPSTSGVGPGGVSVSRCATPSLVGVTDALVCTQLLSPPAAAALEDEGSDLDLSRMTLSPGTSTSPSTESPSTPAPQQTSECPPSQVNTIPTDSDRAEEEQLDSAVTRPTSPLPKEASDPSEDQAYPQEDS, encoded by the exons GTCAGGACCGCACCGAGGCGGGGCTTATTAAGCGTTTCCGCGGAGATGGCGTGCGCTACAAGGCCAAGCTGATTGGGATTGATGAGGTGACAGCAGCACGTGGAGACAAGCTGTGCCAGGATTCCATGATGAAGctcaag GGCTTAGCGTCCACGGCTCGTTCCAAAGGGGAGCACAAGCAGAGAATCTACTTGACTGTCTCTTTTGGAGGGATCAAGATTTACTGTGAACGATCAGGA GTACTCCAGCATCAGCATTCAGTCCATGAAATTAGTTACATTGCAAAGGACACCAGGGACCACAGGGCCTTTGGCTATGTTTGTGGAAAGGAGGGCCACCACAGGTTTGTCGCCATCAAGACCGCACAGTCA GCGGAGCCTCTTATCATTGACCTGCGTGACCTCTTTACACTCATCTATGACATTAAGCAGCGGGAGGAGATGGAGAAAAAGGCCCAGAAGGACAAACACTGTGAACAGGCCGTCTACCAG ACCATCTTGGAGGACGAAGCAGACGATCCAGTTTACCAG TACATAGTGTTTGAGGCTGGACACGAACCCCTCCGTGGCCCCCAGTCAGAGGAGAGCGTTTATCAG GTCCCAACCAGTCAGCAGAAGGAAGGGATCTATGATGTCCCCAAACGCCATTTCATGACT AATATCAACCACTTTGATCTTTTCGGCGACATGTCAACTCCTCCTTCG ATGCCTCCTTCACCTGCCAACACACTTGACCCAAGCAGGAGCGGccgccagcagcagcagcagccgcacaATCCGTCCGAGATGTACGCCCCCTTCAGCCCCACCTCTGTGCCATCCG GTTATATGACCATGGGCCCCGTGCAGGCTTCCCAGTGGGCCCAGCAGCCGTTTCCTGGCCAGGCTCAGACTCTAGCCTTCCCCGTGCAGGGGCCCCTGCAGGTGGCCCAAGTCCTGCCCGGTGGTCAGCCCCTCATCTGGAGCCAGGCCAACATTTTCCGAGCCACCCAGCAGCAATGGGCGGCCATGGCGGCGTACATGCCGGCCCAGACTGTGGGCGTGGGGGGCCATGCCATCCCAGCCGCCATGCTCCAAGGCTTGGTTCCTATTACAACCATGTGCCCCCAAGCCTGCGACCTGTCCGCTCCCTCCTCGGCCATCACCAGCCCGCAGCACACGGCCGACCCGGCTATGCTTCAGAGGCAGCTAAGCCTGGGAAGAGACGGCGGCCTGGGCGTGGACTTGGACGCAGGGGAGGGCCCGTCCACATCAGGGGTGGGGCCCGGTGGGGTGTCCGTGAGTAGGTGTGCGACGCCGAGCCTTGTAGGCGTAACCGACGCCCTGGTCTGCACGCAGCTGCTGTCGCCCCCTGCTGCGGCCGCACTGGAAGATGAAGGCAGTGACCTTGATCTGTCCCGGATGACCTTGAGTCCCGGAACATCCACATCGCCATCTACCGAATCGC CATCCACTCCAGCTCCTCAACAGACATCAGAGTGCCCCCCTAGCCAAGTGAACACCATCCCTACAGACTCTGACCGTGCCGAGGAGGAACAATTG GACTCTGCTGTCACAAGGCCAACCTCTCCATTGCCCAAGGAAGCCAGTGATCCATCTGAGGATCAGGCGTATCCACAGGAAGACAGCTAG
- the dab1b gene encoding DAB adaptor protein 1b isoform X3, whose amino-acid sequence MSAEAELQPGVKSIQRKESRRIKGQDRTEAGLIKRFRGDGVRYKAKLIGIDEVTAARGDKLCQDSMMKLKGLASTARSKGEHKQRIYLTVSFGGIKIYCERSGVLQHQHSVHEISYIAKDTRDHRAFGYVCGKEGHHRFVAIKTAQSAEPLIIDLRDLFTLIYDIKQREEMEKKAQKDKHCEQAVYQTILEDEADDPVYQNINHFDLFGDMSTPPSMPPSPANTLDPSRSGRQQQQQPHNPSEMYAPFSPTSVPSGYMTMGPVQASQWAQQPFPGQAQTLAFPVQGPLQVAQVLPGGQPLIWSQANIFRATQQQWAAMAAYMPAQTVGVGGHAIPAAMLQGLVPITTMCPQACDLSAPSSAITSPQHTADPAMLQRQLSLGRDGGLGVDLDAGEGPSTSGVGPGGVSVSRCATPSLVGVTDALVCTQLLSPPAAAALEDEGSDLDLSRMTLSPGTSTSPSTESPSTPAPQQTSECPPSQVNTIPTDSDRAEEEQLDSAVTRPTSPLPKEASDPSEDQAYPQEDS is encoded by the exons GTCAGGACCGCACCGAGGCGGGGCTTATTAAGCGTTTCCGCGGAGATGGCGTGCGCTACAAGGCCAAGCTGATTGGGATTGATGAGGTGACAGCAGCACGTGGAGACAAGCTGTGCCAGGATTCCATGATGAAGctcaag GGCTTAGCGTCCACGGCTCGTTCCAAAGGGGAGCACAAGCAGAGAATCTACTTGACTGTCTCTTTTGGAGGGATCAAGATTTACTGTGAACGATCAGGA GTACTCCAGCATCAGCATTCAGTCCATGAAATTAGTTACATTGCAAAGGACACCAGGGACCACAGGGCCTTTGGCTATGTTTGTGGAAAGGAGGGCCACCACAGGTTTGTCGCCATCAAGACCGCACAGTCA GCGGAGCCTCTTATCATTGACCTGCGTGACCTCTTTACACTCATCTATGACATTAAGCAGCGGGAGGAGATGGAGAAAAAGGCCCAGAAGGACAAACACTGTGAACAGGCCGTCTACCAG ACCATCTTGGAGGACGAAGCAGACGATCCAGTTTACCAG AATATCAACCACTTTGATCTTTTCGGCGACATGTCAACTCCTCCTTCG ATGCCTCCTTCACCTGCCAACACACTTGACCCAAGCAGGAGCGGccgccagcagcagcagcagccgcacaATCCGTCCGAGATGTACGCCCCCTTCAGCCCCACCTCTGTGCCATCCG GTTATATGACCATGGGCCCCGTGCAGGCTTCCCAGTGGGCCCAGCAGCCGTTTCCTGGCCAGGCTCAGACTCTAGCCTTCCCCGTGCAGGGGCCCCTGCAGGTGGCCCAAGTCCTGCCCGGTGGTCAGCCCCTCATCTGGAGCCAGGCCAACATTTTCCGAGCCACCCAGCAGCAATGGGCGGCCATGGCGGCGTACATGCCGGCCCAGACTGTGGGCGTGGGGGGCCATGCCATCCCAGCCGCCATGCTCCAAGGCTTGGTTCCTATTACAACCATGTGCCCCCAAGCCTGCGACCTGTCCGCTCCCTCCTCGGCCATCACCAGCCCGCAGCACACGGCCGACCCGGCTATGCTTCAGAGGCAGCTAAGCCTGGGAAGAGACGGCGGCCTGGGCGTGGACTTGGACGCAGGGGAGGGCCCGTCCACATCAGGGGTGGGGCCCGGTGGGGTGTCCGTGAGTAGGTGTGCGACGCCGAGCCTTGTAGGCGTAACCGACGCCCTGGTCTGCACGCAGCTGCTGTCGCCCCCTGCTGCGGCCGCACTGGAAGATGAAGGCAGTGACCTTGATCTGTCCCGGATGACCTTGAGTCCCGGAACATCCACATCGCCATCTACCGAATCGC CATCCACTCCAGCTCCTCAACAGACATCAGAGTGCCCCCCTAGCCAAGTGAACACCATCCCTACAGACTCTGACCGTGCCGAGGAGGAACAATTG GACTCTGCTGTCACAAGGCCAACCTCTCCATTGCCCAAGGAAGCCAGTGATCCATCTGAGGATCAGGCGTATCCACAGGAAGACAGCTAG